In Vibrio celticus, one genomic interval encodes:
- a CDS encoding outer membrane beta-barrel protein — protein MRKFILASLAILSTSSFAANDMYVLGGVGINRDDGGLQFTAGSQILDTHFHIESTMNYIDSDSKMVTSDVHGDLTKYKDNFKHFKMSLAPMYKYSFDESFAIYGKVGLAYSNVNVKSTITNKDWSVNNKHSNSEWGATYGIGAEFKSIQPMFGNSKFMARVGFDFYDFNSGSISLINEETFGLQAGFTF, from the coding sequence ATGAGAAAATTCATCCTTGCATCACTAGCTATTCTGTCGACTTCATCTTTCGCAGCTAACGACATGTACGTACTTGGGGGCGTTGGCATTAACCGAGATGACGGAGGTCTACAATTCACTGCTGGCTCACAAATTCTTGATACCCATTTTCATATTGAATCAACAATGAATTACATAGATTCCGACAGCAAAATGGTTACATCGGATGTACACGGTGACCTAACTAAGTACAAAGACAATTTCAAACACTTCAAAATGTCTTTAGCTCCAATGTATAAATATAGCTTCGATGAGTCTTTTGCTATCTACGGAAAAGTTGGTCTTGCTTACTCAAACGTAAATGTTAAATCAACAATTACTAACAAAGATTGGTCAGTGAATAATAAACATTCAAATAGCGAATGGGGCGCAACTTACGGCATCGGTGCTGAGTTTAAGTCTATACAACCAATGTTTGGTAACTCGAAGTTTATGGCTCGTGTTGGTTTCGATTTCTACGACTTCAACTCCGGTAGCATAAGCCTAATCAATGAGGAGACTTTTGGCCTACAAGCCGGTTTCACTTTCTAA
- a CDS encoding YfbU family protein — protein MEMTNAQRLILSNQYYLMSQMDPENSAKYQRLQTIVERGYELQMRELNKEFGCLTEAECREIIDIMEMYHAMQESNKMLAEQERAEVDQRRLQFLGFDIASEAQIVHYVRFLVDSEGLYPQFDKADHHFNSQMPMLEKYRRMLTTWRNCPRQYHLCATELSQIFSA, from the coding sequence ATGGAAATGACCAATGCTCAGCGTCTAATTCTATCAAATCAATACTACCTAATGTCTCAAATGGATCCTGAGAACTCCGCTAAATACCAACGTCTACAAACGATTGTAGAACGTGGTTACGAACTCCAAATGCGTGAGCTTAACAAAGAGTTTGGTTGTTTGACTGAAGCAGAATGTCGCGAAATTATCGACATCATGGAGATGTACCATGCAATGCAAGAATCGAACAAAATGCTTGCAGAACAAGAACGTGCTGAAGTAGACCAACGTCGCCTGCAGTTCTTAGGTTTTGATATCGCTTCTGAAGCGCAGATCGTACATTACGTGCGTTTCCTTGTTGATTCTGAAGGTCTTTACCCTCAATTCGACAAAGCAGATCACCACTTCAATAGCCAAATGCCAATGCTAGAGAAGTACCGTCGCATGTTAACAACATGGCGCAACTGCCCTCGCCAGTACCACCTATGTGCGACAGAGCTATCTCAAATCTTTAGTGCTTAA